The following are encoded in a window of Pyramidobacter piscolens W5455 genomic DNA:
- a CDS encoding MATE family efflux transporter, translating to MENRREMLAQAPLLPLLVKMSLPAMIGMFVMASYNVVDTIFIGWGVGPLGIAATSVAFPLQLFVGALSMWVAMGTASLSSRKLGAGLDDDAERALGNGFVMSVALGFATLAAGIACLDPLIAMMGADARVADHARHYLGIVFLGNPLVIVGMLFNNTIRSEGNTRYAMYSMVLPAVLNVFLDPLFIFGFKMGMAGAAWATVIGQLVTLLWNLRYYLTGRRSLIALRLSRMPLRWVIDAEILGVGVSEFARQGALTVANTILMNQISRYGSALYIAAYAIMMKVSSIAVMPIFGIGQGMQPIVGYCYGAGLYGRARKAIEIALLSATVITVTGEIILLGFPHVFVRAFTDDAEVIRLTVWGVRILQSTFAIIGFQIVGTVTFQALGFAGPALFLSLSRQVIFFIPSLLVLPRFFGVAGVFLSYPVADVCACFVTLALLIFYRGRFKKLER from the coding sequence ATGGAAAATCGTCGCGAAATGCTGGCGCAGGCACCGCTGCTGCCTTTGCTCGTGAAAATGTCTTTGCCAGCCATGATCGGCATGTTCGTCATGGCCTCTTACAACGTGGTCGACACGATTTTCATCGGCTGGGGCGTCGGCCCGCTGGGCATCGCCGCCACGTCGGTGGCGTTCCCGCTGCAGCTGTTCGTCGGGGCCCTGTCCATGTGGGTGGCGATGGGCACGGCTTCGTTGTCGTCGCGCAAACTGGGCGCGGGGCTTGACGACGACGCCGAGCGGGCGCTGGGCAACGGCTTCGTGATGTCGGTCGCGCTGGGCTTCGCGACGCTGGCCGCCGGAATCGCGTGCCTCGACCCGCTGATCGCCATGATGGGCGCCGACGCGCGGGTGGCGGATCACGCGCGGCACTATCTCGGCATCGTTTTCCTCGGCAATCCGCTGGTGATCGTGGGCATGCTCTTCAACAACACGATCCGTTCCGAGGGCAACACGCGTTACGCCATGTACTCGATGGTGCTGCCGGCGGTGTTGAACGTGTTTCTCGACCCGCTGTTCATTTTCGGCTTCAAAATGGGCATGGCCGGAGCGGCCTGGGCGACGGTGATCGGCCAGCTGGTAACGCTGCTGTGGAATTTGCGCTACTATCTGACGGGGCGCCGCAGCCTGATCGCCCTGCGCCTCAGCCGCATGCCGCTGCGCTGGGTCATCGACGCCGAGATCCTCGGCGTCGGCGTTTCCGAGTTCGCGCGCCAAGGCGCGCTGACGGTGGCCAACACGATCCTGATGAATCAGATCTCGCGCTACGGTTCGGCGCTGTACATCGCCGCTTACGCGATCATGATGAAGGTCTCGTCGATCGCCGTGATGCCGATCTTCGGCATCGGCCAGGGCATGCAGCCGATCGTGGGCTATTGCTACGGCGCGGGGCTGTACGGGCGCGCCCGCAAGGCCATCGAGATCGCGCTGCTTTCGGCCACGGTCATCACCGTGACGGGCGAGATCATCCTGCTCGGTTTCCCGCACGTTTTCGTGCGCGCGTTCACCGACGACGCCGAGGTGATCCGCCTCACCGTCTGGGGCGTGCGCATCCTTCAGTCCACGTTCGCGATCATCGGCTTTCAGATTGTCGGCACGGTGACGTTTCAGGCGCTGGGGTTCGCCGGGCCGGCGCTGTTTCTGTCGCTGAGCCGGCAGGTGATCTTCTTCATCCCCTCGCTGCTGGTCCTGCCGCGCTTTTTCGGCGTCGCCGGCGTGTTCTTGAGCTATCCCGTGGCGGACGTGTGCGCCTGCTTCGTGACGCTGGCGCTGCTGATCTTCTACCGAGGGCGCTTCAAAAAGCTCGAACGCTGA